A window of Clostridium botulinum BKT015925 contains these coding sequences:
- the spoVAD gene encoding stage V sporulation protein AD: MTKRVGKQTIILENKPRIIATTSVVGPKEGDGPLKDYFDVILNDDLNGKDSFEKAESSIMYRAVQETLKKVNLQEKDIHYLIAGDLLNQTAASSFAARDVDIPFIGLYGACSTMSESLGVASMLVNAEYADYAIASTSSHFSSAERQFRFPLEMGSQRTPTAQWTVTGSGAMLLAREGNFPYTTYFTVGKIKDYGQTDTSDMGSAMAPAAVDTLKQHFEDTGRKPEDYDLIASGDLGNLGKKITEELLKEYGYDISQNYIDCGDEIFDKERQKVNCGGSGCGCSAVVSCGYIYKNMLKGKYKKVLLVSTGALMSSTTSLQGESIPGIAHAVSIEFGGN, encoded by the coding sequence ATGACAAAAAGAGTTGGAAAACAAACTATAATATTAGAAAATAAGCCGAGAATAATTGCTACAACTAGTGTAGTAGGACCTAAAGAAGGGGATGGTCCTTTAAAAGATTATTTTGATGTTATACTCAATGATGATTTAAATGGAAAAGATAGTTTTGAGAAAGCAGAAAGTAGTATTATGTATAGAGCAGTTCAAGAAACTTTAAAAAAGGTAAACTTACAAGAGAAAGACATACATTACTTAATAGCAGGGGATTTATTGAATCAAACAGCTGCATCAAGCTTTGCAGCTAGAGACGTTGATATACCCTTCATAGGATTATATGGTGCATGTTCTACTATGTCTGAGTCATTAGGTGTAGCATCTATGCTTGTAAATGCTGAATATGCTGATTATGCAATAGCATCAACATCATCACATTTTTCTTCTGCTGAAAGGCAATTTAGATTTCCTTTAGAAATGGGAAGTCAAAGAACTCCTACGGCACAATGGACTGTAACAGGATCAGGAGCAATGCTACTTGCAAGAGAAGGAAATTTTCCGTATACAACTTATTTTACAGTTGGAAAAATAAAAGATTATGGGCAAACGGATACAAGTGATATGGGATCAGCTATGGCACCAGCAGCTGTTGATACATTAAAACAACATTTTGAAGATACAGGAAGAAAACCAGAAGACTATGATTTAATAGCTAGTGGAGATCTTGGAAATTTGGGTAAAAAAATCACTGAGGAATTATTAAAAGAATATGGATATGATATATCACAAAATTATATAGATTGTGGAGATGAAATTTTTGATAAAGAAAGACAGAAAGTAAATTGTGGTGGAAGCGGATGTGGATGTTCAGCAGTTGTAAGTTGTGGATATATATATAAGAACATGTTAAAAGGTAAGTATAAAAAGGTATTATTAGTTTCTACAGGAGCATTAATGAGTTCTACTACATCTCTTCAAGGAGAAAGTATACCTGGAATTGCTCATGCAGTATCAATAGAGTTTGGAGGAAATTAA
- the spoVAC gene encoding stage V sporulation protein AC, with the protein MKIKEEELKQKFKDLTEQETPKSNILKDCFRAFIVGGIICDVGQFFMNFYLKLGLSVEDTGAYVAITMIFIGALLTGIGIYDKIGDFAGAGSVVPITGFANSIVSPAMEFKKEGFVFGVGAKMFIIAGPVLVYGIGSSIIVGLIYYFINL; encoded by the coding sequence ATGAAGATAAAAGAAGAGGAATTAAAGCAAAAGTTTAAGGATTTAACGGAACAAGAAACTCCGAAGTCTAATATATTAAAAGATTGTTTTAGAGCTTTCATAGTTGGAGGAATTATATGTGATGTAGGACAATTTTTTATGAATTTTTATTTAAAACTAGGACTTTCTGTTGAAGATACAGGTGCATATGTTGCTATAACGATGATTTTTATAGGTGCGTTACTTACTGGAATTGGAATCTATGATAAAATTGGTGATTTTGCAGGAGCTGGTTCAGTAGTACCTATTACAGGATTTGCAAACTCTATTGTTTCTCCAGCAATGGAATTTAAAAAAGAAGGATTTGTATTTGGAGTAGGTGCAAAAATGTTTATTATAGCAGGACCAGTTTTGGTATATGGTATTGGTTCTTCTATAATTGTAGGGCTTATATATTATTTTATTAATTTATAA
- the hpt gene encoding hypoxanthine phosphoribosyltransferase, translated as MENGKRNILITEEQIQNRIKELGAEISSNYEGKKLYVLSLLRGSFIYTADLVRQITVPTKIGFMTTSSYGHNETSSGNVKIVHDIPDDIKGFDVLVVDDIVDTGITMKFVVEHAKSLGANSVKSCVLLDKPERRKADIKPDFCCFEIPDVFVVGYGLNYGDYYRNIPYVFNWEQN; from the coding sequence ATGGAAAACGGAAAAAGAAACATTCTTATAACAGAAGAACAAATTCAAAACAGAATCAAAGAATTAGGTGCAGAAATTTCTTCTAATTATGAAGGCAAAAAACTTTATGTACTATCATTACTTAGAGGTAGCTTTATATATACTGCAGATTTAGTTAGACAAATAACTGTTCCAACTAAAATAGGCTTTATGACAACATCAAGCTATGGTCATAATGAAACTTCTTCTGGTAATGTGAAAATAGTTCATGATATACCAGATGATATCAAAGGATTTGACGTACTTGTAGTAGACGACATAGTTGATACTGGTATCACTATGAAATTTGTAGTAGAACATGCTAAATCTTTAGGTGCAAACAGTGTAAAAAGTTGTGTGCTTTTAGATAAACCTGAAAGAAGAAAAGCAGATATTAAACCAGATTTTTGTTGTTTTGAAATTCCTGACGTCTTTGTAGTAGGTTATGGACTTAACTACGGTGATTATTACAGAAATATACCTTACGTATTTAACTGGGAACAAAATTAA
- the sigF gene encoding RNA polymerase sporulation sigma factor SigF: protein MKEGNAKTKKCENYKVNLELIKQAKLGDKKAVDQLVQKNLPLVSAISKKFLNRGYEYEDIFQIGSMGLIKAINNFDSSYNVQFSTYAVPMIMGEIKRFIRDDGLIKVSRSVKYTAKKLHYDKEKLTKQLNREPSIEELSKFSGISKEEIIFSSEAINEPKYLYDTIHQDDGSPIYLIDKVVVDDKGEIDELDKIALKEALSKLDQRSRQIIILRYFKDITQVKVAKMLGISQVQVSRIEKKVLKSMKEKLSG from the coding sequence ATGAAGGAAGGTAATGCTAAGACAAAGAAATGTGAGAATTATAAAGTGAATTTAGAATTAATAAAACAAGCAAAACTTGGGGATAAAAAGGCTGTAGATCAACTTGTACAAAAAAATTTACCACTTGTATCAGCTATAAGTAAAAAATTTTTAAATAGAGGATATGAGTATGAAGATATATTTCAGATAGGTTCAATGGGACTAATAAAAGCTATAAACAATTTTGATTCTAGTTATAATGTACAATTTTCAACTTATGCAGTACCTATGATTATGGGAGAAATAAAAAGGTTTATTAGAGATGATGGACTTATAAAGGTTAGTAGAAGTGTAAAATATACGGCAAAAAAACTTCATTATGATAAAGAAAAATTAACAAAACAATTAAACAGGGAACCTAGTATTGAAGAACTTTCTAAATTTTCAGGTATAAGTAAAGAAGAAATAATATTTTCATCAGAAGCTATTAATGAACCGAAATATTTATACGATACTATTCATCAAGATGATGGTTCACCAATATATCTTATTGATAAGGTAGTAGTAGATGATAAAGGGGAAATAGACGAATTAGATAAAATAGCTTTAAAAGAAGCTTTAAGTAAATTAGACCAAAGATCAAGGCAAATTATAATACTTAGATATTTTAAAGATATAACACAAGTTAAGGTAGCTAAAATGCTCGGAATTAGTCAGGTGCAAGTATCAAGAATTGAAAAAAAAGTTTTGAAAAGTATGAAGGAAAAATTAAGTGGATAG
- the spoVAE gene encoding stage V sporulation protein AE, with protein sequence MNEYIMAFVVGGLICVVAQILMDKTKLTPGRILVAFVTAGVILGALGIYEPLVKYGKAGATIPLPGFGYNLAKSVMKEVDKSGFLGVFTGGIKGGAGGIGAAIIFGYIMAIVFNPKTK encoded by the coding sequence ATGAATGAATATATTATGGCCTTTGTAGTAGGAGGGCTAATATGTGTAGTTGCACAAATACTTATGGATAAAACAAAACTTACACCTGGAAGAATTTTAGTAGCTTTTGTAACGGCAGGAGTAATATTAGGTGCTTTAGGTATATATGAACCATTGGTTAAGTACGGTAAGGCAGGAGCAACTATTCCATTACCTGGATTTGGATATAATTTGGCTAAATCAGTAATGAAAGAAGTAGATAAAAGCGGATTTTTAGGAGTATTTACTGGAGGAATAAAAGGTGGAGCAGGTGGAATAGGAGCAGCTATTATATTTGGTTATATAATGGCCATTGTTTTTAATCCTAAGACTAAATAG
- a CDS encoding transglycosylase domain-containing protein, which produces MTESKGTKSSQSKKTSSKKTKKKKFKPFKIILISLLSLFIISTIVAGGLVLAVMKTAPDLDIHEIVAASDASKIYDDKGELIDNIITSKKKILVKYDELPKNLVNAFVSIEDERFFEHKGIDFKRIAGAFLIDIKNMLKGNSGLQGASTITQQLIKNTLFETHGNTLNDKVRRKVQEWYLAPKLEKEVGKEVIMETYLNTIYLGGRAIGVGAAADQYFGVSINKLDLIQCAFIAGLPQSPSVYYPYSRTSKKDPSKYINRTKTVLSKMKENGYISESQYIEAIAELDTDKFGVTEDRSLQTLGHYTIHKPANVDEKYNFEWFTRPVIDNVKKDLKEIYNYSDDEIEKLLVNGNLKIYSTMNKNLQVETQKLINEDDKLNSLSQEGKDGLKEPQASAVLTDYHTGEIKVIIGGRGEQPALSFNRATNAKVPAGSSIKPLTVYAPAIDSKMATACTVLEDSPLPDTMSKKYSSPGTVWQPKNANGVYSGYLGLRDALKNSVNVFAVKLEDKIGLNTGIKYGEKFGLTFDNIDKHSMAALALGELSGGTNTFTMANAYGVFGNNGLYSSPRLYTKVVDRNGATILETKTQTTQVLSPESAYIMYDLLKGPVKEGTATRINNTYTSQIPLVGKTGTSTKSKNLWFCGLTPYYSGSVWLENKYGQNISSSDAAAIFGKIMNKAVENLPVTDIKMPDNIVKAEVDRVSGLLPSDLSYKDPRGSQVYNELFIKGTVPTEQDNIHVSARVNRYNGHIAGSYTPSFLTDYRVFIKRDYNPGVYLADQMYVLPSRQDNSSYHYSQDKKPKKDNTESDQNSTEENTDVDSETNNNNNTTDTENSNSNINDTTNNNIINDNTDNKKNTKKPNY; this is translated from the coding sequence ATGACTGAAAGTAAAGGAACTAAAAGTTCTCAGTCTAAAAAAACATCCAGCAAGAAAACTAAGAAAAAAAAGTTTAAACCTTTTAAAATTATATTAATATCACTTTTATCATTATTTATAATATCTACAATTGTAGCTGGTGGACTAGTCCTAGCTGTTATGAAGACTGCCCCAGATTTAGATATACATGAAATTGTAGCAGCAAGTGATGCATCTAAAATTTATGATGACAAAGGTGAACTTATTGATAATATAATTACATCTAAGAAAAAAATTCTAGTAAAATATGATGAACTTCCAAAAAATCTTGTAAATGCTTTTGTAAGTATAGAAGATGAAAGATTTTTTGAACATAAAGGTATTGACTTTAAAAGAATTGCAGGTGCTTTTTTAATTGACATTAAAAATATGCTTAAAGGAAATTCTGGACTTCAAGGTGCCTCTACTATTACCCAACAATTAATAAAAAACACGTTATTTGAAACTCACGGTAATACACTAAATGATAAAGTAAGAAGAAAAGTTCAAGAATGGTATCTAGCTCCTAAGCTAGAAAAAGAGGTTGGTAAAGAAGTTATTATGGAAACTTATCTAAATACAATCTATTTAGGTGGTAGAGCTATAGGAGTAGGTGCAGCGGCTGACCAATACTTTGGTGTTTCCATAAATAAATTAGATCTTATTCAATGTGCATTTATTGCTGGACTACCTCAAAGTCCGTCAGTATATTATCCATATTCGCGTACCTCTAAAAAAGATCCTTCCAAATATATAAATAGAACTAAAACAGTTCTTTCTAAAATGAAAGAAAATGGATATATTAGTGAAAGCCAATATATTGAGGCTATAGCTGAATTAGATACAGATAAATTTGGCGTTACAGAAGATAGGTCTTTGCAAACACTTGGACATTATACTATTCATAAACCTGCCAATGTTGATGAAAAATATAATTTTGAATGGTTTACTAGACCTGTTATAGATAATGTAAAAAAAGATCTTAAAGAAATATATAATTATAGTGACGATGAAATAGAAAAACTATTGGTAAACGGAAATTTAAAAATTTATAGCACTATGAATAAAAATCTTCAAGTAGAAACTCAAAAACTTATAAATGAAGATGATAAATTAAACAGTTTATCTCAGGAAGGCAAAGATGGACTTAAAGAGCCTCAAGCTTCTGCTGTGTTAACAGATTATCACACTGGAGAAATCAAAGTAATCATAGGTGGTCGAGGAGAACAGCCTGCTTTATCATTTAATAGAGCTACTAATGCTAAAGTACCAGCTGGCTCTAGTATAAAACCATTAACTGTTTATGCTCCTGCTATAGATAGTAAAATGGCTACTGCATGTACAGTACTTGAAGATTCTCCATTACCTGATACAATGTCTAAAAAGTACTCTTCTCCTGGAACAGTTTGGCAACCTAAAAATGCTAATGGAGTTTATTCCGGATATCTAGGATTAAGAGATGCTTTAAAAAATTCTGTTAACGTATTTGCAGTAAAACTTGAAGATAAAATAGGATTAAACACTGGTATAAAATATGGTGAAAAATTTGGATTAACTTTCGATAATATAGATAAGCATAGTATGGCTGCTTTAGCTCTTGGTGAATTAAGCGGTGGTACAAATACATTTACAATGGCTAATGCTTATGGAGTTTTTGGAAATAATGGCTTATACTCTTCTCCTAGACTCTATACAAAAGTTGTAGATAGAAATGGTGCCACTATACTTGAAACAAAAACTCAAACAACTCAAGTATTATCACCTGAATCAGCTTACATTATGTATGATTTATTAAAAGGTCCAGTAAAAGAAGGTACCGCGACTCGTATAAATAATACCTACACTAGTCAAATACCTCTTGTTGGTAAAACAGGGACTTCTACTAAATCTAAAAATCTTTGGTTCTGTGGTTTAACTCCATATTATTCTGGCTCAGTATGGCTAGAAAATAAATATGGTCAAAATATTTCTAGTAGTGATGCAGCTGCAATTTTTGGTAAAATAATGAATAAAGCTGTTGAAAATTTACCTGTTACAGATATTAAAATGCCCGATAACATAGTGAAAGCTGAAGTAGATAGAGTTTCTGGATTACTTCCTTCTGATTTATCTTATAAAGATCCACGTGGAAGTCAAGTATATAATGAATTATTTATTAAAGGAACTGTACCTACTGAACAAGATAATATTCATGTATCAGCTAGAGTAAATAGATATAATGGTCATATTGCAGGCTCATATACTCCTTCATTCTTAACAGATTATAGAGTATTTATAAAAAGAGATTATAACCCTGGTGTTTATTTAGCTGATCAGATGTATGTATTACCAAGTAGACAAGATAATTCTTCTTATCACTATTCTCAAGATAAAAAACCTAAAAAAGATAATACTGAATCTGATCAAAATTCAACGGAAGAAAATACTGATGTAGATTCTGAAACAAATAATAATAACAATACAACAGATACAGAAAATAGTAATTCTAACATTAATGATACTACTAACAATAATATTATTAATGATAATACTGATAATAAAAAAAATACTAAAAAACCTAATTACTAA
- the istB gene encoding IS21-like element ISCbo2 family helper ATPase IstB, with translation MNSAYTQLIKNLEYLKFKQMINHLDEVIDFSTKNNLSFVDALIKLTAYEIDFKEANMIKSMVKVGAFPHKKEVKDFDFSFQPSINKDQILDFLTLRFLNTQENIVFLGPSGVGKTHLATSIGIAAAKRRYSTYFIKCHDLLQQLKRANLENRLDSRLKHFSKYKLLIIDELGYLPINKEDSKLFFQLIDMRYEKKSTILTTNINFNAWDDIFYDPIIANAILDRVLHHAHVVPINGKSYRLKDHFKDDDE, from the coding sequence ATGAATAGTGCATATACACAACTTATAAAAAATCTAGAGTATTTAAAATTTAAACAAATGATTAATCATTTAGACGAAGTCATTGATTTTTCTACTAAAAATAATTTATCCTTTGTTGATGCTCTTATTAAGCTTACAGCTTATGAAATAGATTTTAAAGAAGCAAATATGATTAAATCTATGGTAAAAGTAGGCGCTTTTCCTCATAAAAAAGAGGTTAAAGACTTTGATTTCAGCTTTCAACCTAGCATTAATAAAGATCAGATATTAGATTTTTTAACATTACGCTTTCTAAATACACAAGAAAATATAGTTTTCCTAGGTCCTAGTGGAGTAGGAAAAACGCACCTTGCTACATCTATAGGAATTGCGGCAGCAAAACGTAGATATAGTACATACTTTATTAAATGTCATGATTTATTACAGCAATTAAAACGTGCAAATTTAGAGAATCGATTAGATTCTAGACTTAAACATTTTAGTAAGTACAAGCTCCTAATAATAGATGAATTAGGCTATCTACCGATAAATAAAGAAGACTCTAAGTTATTCTTCCAACTCATTGACATGCGATATGAGAAAAAAAGTACAATTTTAACAACTAATATAAATTTCAATGCTTGGGATGATATTTTTTATGATCCTATCATCGCAAATGCTATATTAGATAGAGTTTTGCACCATGCTCATGTTGTACCTATTAATGGAAAGTCTTATCGCTTAAAAGATCACTTTAAAGATGACGATGAGTAA
- the istA gene encoding IS21-like element ISCbo2 family transposase gives MIIQMNINSEIQIDKLEDLHKLNLIMEENNLKVNKSQIARELGVDPRTVGKYLNGYVKPTTRNRKSKIDHFEPIIKKLLGKDSIQIFYYKRILWQYLRDNYGLDCAQSDLFRRYISNHPEFSHYFNSRRKGHLSKAAPMRYETGKGKQAQLDWKENIEFVLNTGEIISVNVFVLILSYSRFRVYKLSLDKTQEVLFSFLDESFQAFGGVPEELLTDNMKTVMDLPRTNYSKGKVNNKFQQFAKDYGFKVHPCVAGRPNTKAKVEAPMKLLDEIRAYNGTLNYEQLHKLVSDLNNRINSKCHTSTGKIPILHLQKEKDFLSKLPKDQIRNLYKITTTSVKVNSQSMISYKSNQYSVPPEYIGKRLKLQVYDHQLHVYYSTKLVTIHDIQNQKLNYHAEHYAEISALTFNKSSYEMMKKARTKFKFNRRGI, from the coding sequence ATGATTATACAAATGAATATTAATTCTGAAATACAAATAGATAAGTTAGAGGATCTTCATAAATTAAATTTAATTATGGAGGAAAATAATTTGAAAGTAAATAAAAGTCAAATAGCTAGAGAACTTGGCGTTGATCCACGCACCGTAGGTAAATATTTAAATGGATATGTAAAACCTACTACTAGAAATCGTAAATCTAAAATAGACCATTTTGAACCTATTATCAAAAAACTTCTTGGTAAAGATTCTATTCAAATATTTTATTATAAACGGATTCTGTGGCAGTATCTTAGAGATAACTATGGATTAGATTGTGCTCAATCTGATCTTTTTAGAAGGTATATCTCCAATCATCCAGAATTTAGTCACTATTTTAATAGCAGAAGAAAAGGACATCTATCGAAGGCTGCGCCTATGAGGTATGAAACAGGTAAAGGTAAACAAGCACAACTAGATTGGAAAGAAAACATAGAATTTGTTTTAAATACCGGAGAAATTATTAGTGTTAATGTCTTTGTATTAATACTTTCATATTCGAGGTTTAGAGTGTACAAGTTATCTCTCGATAAAACACAAGAAGTGTTATTTTCTTTTCTTGATGAATCATTTCAAGCTTTTGGAGGAGTTCCGGAGGAACTATTAACGGACAATATGAAAACTGTTATGGATTTACCTAGAACTAATTATTCTAAAGGAAAAGTAAATAATAAATTTCAACAGTTTGCAAAAGATTACGGCTTTAAAGTTCACCCTTGCGTAGCAGGTAGACCTAACACCAAAGCCAAAGTAGAAGCTCCTATGAAATTATTAGATGAAATAAGAGCATATAATGGAACATTAAACTATGAGCAATTACACAAACTTGTTTCAGATTTAAACAATAGAATTAATAGTAAATGTCATACATCAACAGGTAAAATACCAATATTACATTTACAGAAAGAAAAAGATTTCTTATCAAAACTGCCTAAAGATCAGATAAGAAATCTTTACAAAATAACCACCACATCTGTTAAAGTAAATAGTCAAAGCATGATTTCATACAAATCAAACCAATATTCTGTCCCACCAGAATATATAGGTAAACGACTAAAACTTCAAGTATATGATCATCAATTACATGTGTATTATAGCACAAAATTAGTTACTATTCATGATATACAAAATCAAAAATTAAATTATCATGCAGAACATTATGCTGAGATTAGTGCTTTAACATTTAATAAAAGCTCATATGAAATGATGAAGAAAGCTAGGACAAAATTTAAATTTAATAGGAGAGGTATATAA
- the hflX gene encoding GTPase HflX, which yields MILGNLEGIRKTILKKLDDIYEFKVDRQNISNEEIIDIICEVTSEINKEISVAIDRKGNVLSVAVGDSNTVEMPIIDIKSKKLSGVRIIHTHPNGNSKLSALDLSALISLKLDCMVAVAVENGKCKDITMGFCGIHDNKLVAEVAPNLELYKALGVNILTIIKNIEENLVDNEVEEDKGERAILVGIENEESLDELEELAKACNVVTLDKILQKRIKIDTAFFIGEGKVEELSMLRQACNANLIIFDDELAASQIRNLENATGTKVIDRTTLILEIFARRARTKEAKIQVELAQLKYRLPRLIGMGTVLSRTGAGIGTRGPGEKKLEIDKRHIRERIYDLNKELSKIKKTRQIQRDKRSRENIPKVSLVGYTNAGKSTLRNKLCEIASPKDVYQKEEVFEADMLFATLDVTTRALILPDNRLITLTDTVGFIRKLPHDLVEAFKSTLEEVINSELLLHVVDASSESACKQIEAVNLVLEELGAADKPMILLLNKVDTASNERLSKLKEEYNNLNILEISGKSNINLDLLLEEICKVLPNPLRKVEYLIPYSDSASVALLHRSAKVIEEEYEEQGTRIIAMVDDEIYNKCKAYIKNNI from the coding sequence ATGATACTTGGAAATTTGGAAGGTATAAGAAAGACTATTTTAAAAAAATTAGATGATATATATGAGTTTAAAGTAGATAGACAGAATATATCTAATGAAGAAATTATCGATATAATATGTGAAGTTACTAGTGAAATAAACAAAGAAATAAGCGTTGCTATAGATAGAAAAGGAAATGTATTAAGTGTAGCTGTAGGTGATAGCAATACTGTAGAAATGCCTATAATTGATATAAAGTCAAAAAAATTATCAGGGGTTAGAATAATACATACACATCCTAATGGAAATTCAAAATTATCAGCGTTAGATTTGTCAGCGCTTATATCTTTAAAATTAGATTGTATGGTAGCGGTTGCAGTAGAAAATGGAAAATGCAAAGACATAACAATGGGATTTTGTGGAATACACGACAATAAATTAGTTGCTGAAGTTGCTCCTAATTTAGAACTTTATAAAGCTCTTGGTGTAAATATACTTACTATAATTAAAAATATAGAAGAAAACTTAGTTGATAATGAAGTTGAAGAAGATAAGGGAGAACGAGCTATTTTAGTTGGAATAGAAAATGAAGAAAGTTTAGATGAATTAGAGGAACTTGCAAAAGCATGTAATGTGGTTACTTTAGATAAAATTCTTCAAAAAAGAATTAAAATAGATACTGCATTTTTTATAGGAGAGGGAAAAGTAGAAGAACTTTCGATGTTAAGGCAAGCGTGTAATGCTAATCTAATAATATTTGATGATGAACTAGCAGCATCCCAAATTAGAAATTTAGAAAATGCAACAGGTACCAAAGTTATAGATAGAACTACTCTTATTCTTGAAATATTTGCAAGAAGGGCTAGAACAAAGGAAGCTAAAATTCAAGTTGAACTTGCACAGTTAAAATATAGATTACCAAGACTTATAGGAATGGGTACAGTATTATCTAGAACAGGTGCTGGTATAGGAACTAGAGGTCCTGGTGAGAAAAAATTGGAAATAGATAAAAGACATATAAGAGAAAGAATATATGATCTTAATAAGGAACTTAGTAAGATAAAGAAAACTAGACAAATTCAAAGAGATAAAAGAAGTAGAGAAAATATACCTAAAGTTTCTTTAGTGGGATATACAAATGCTGGTAAATCTACTTTAAGAAATAAATTGTGTGAAATTGCATCACCAAAAGATGTATATCAAAAAGAAGAAGTATTTGAAGCAGACATGTTATTTGCGACTTTAGATGTTACAACTAGAGCATTAATACTTCCAGATAATAGGTTGATAACTTTAACAGATACTGTAGGTTTTATAAGGAAACTTCCTCATGACTTAGTAGAAGCGTTTAAATCTACTTTAGAAGAAGTTATAAATTCGGAGCTATTGTTACATGTAGTTGATGCATCATCAGAAAGTGCATGTAAGCAAATTGAAGCTGTAAATTTAGTATTAGAAGAATTAGGTGCAGCTGATAAACCTATGATATTATTACTTAATAAAGTTGATACAGCTAGTAATGAAAGGCTATCTAAATTAAAAGAAGAGTATAATAATTTAAACATACTTGAAATATCAGGAAAAAGCAATATAAATTTAGATTTACTTTTAGAAGAAATCTGCAAAGTTCTTCCTAATCCTTTAAGAAAAGTAGAGTATTTAATACCATACAGTGACAGTGCAAGTGTTGCGTTACTTCATAGAAGTGCTAAAGTTATAGAAGAAGAATATGAAGAACAAGGTACAAGAATAATAGCTATGGTTGATGATGAAATATACAATAAATGTAAGGCGTATATTAAAAACAATATATAG